TacgaggaaggtgatgcggaagtcCTAATTGTGAGGCAGGGTCGATGGAACGGAGAAAGAGATCTCGAGTGGAGAAAAAGCTGAGTGGTTTCATAGGGGAGCAGGATGCAGCTATGGAGAGTGGCCCCATTACGCAATCGCGCGCAGATTATCGGATTGCGAACCGCGAGTCCATGGGGATGTGTTGAGGGCAGTTTTAAACCAGAACGGTATTCGAATGACCTGGTTGTTTCATCGCTAAATCGAATTTAAATAACTTAACTGATACTTCAGCTTCCCCTTAAGATACACACTGTTGGTAGAtatgttggtgtgtgtgtgtggggagggGGTGGGGTCTCTTGTGTAATGTCTTTGACGCGTGCTAAAGTGTGTGTGTAGGAAAGCATCGCTTGGATTCACTCAACTGCGTGGATTTATAGGGAAGCGGAAAAGCAGCTGGTGCAACACTCTGAAATTGAAGCTGTCATAGCGGCTTCATTACGTAGTCACGCCAATATTATCGTATTACGAGCCGTGAGTCCAGATGTCGATGTGTTGAGGGCAGTTGTAAGTCAGAACGGTGTTCAACTGACCTGGTTGCTTTTTTTTGGCTAAAGCGACTTTTAGAAAGTTAACCAATACTTCAACTGGTAATTAAGGCTGCATAGTATTAAAATTAGCGCACACCACAGGAATACACAATGAAAAAGtacacaaggaccagcgcagactaagaACTGACTTTTATTCCACGAGAAAGCACATATATACATTTCCGATAAGCAATTTATTATTTTCCACTATGCATCCAAACCAACTAGGCCGCCTTTCCCTCTTATTGGAGGTCATTAAGGGTTAGTTCGGAGCCACACTAGCACGTCGCCGAGCCATGAACACTCGAATCCTAAAAATTCAGCCTAAACTAACATCTGAACTCATAGCTGACCTGGCAAAGTGCGTTTTAGCCATGAACGAACTAGTTCACATAAATACCGTTATGCCGTTCAGACGAAAGACGAATGAGTTGAACAGCTGAACTAGTTAATGAATGAATGACTGGAATGACAGTTCAGTTTGTAGTTAACAGTTAAATGTCAGCAGTCAATGATTGGTAGTCTAATGATGTAATTGGCTGTTTCTCTTTGTTCCATGTTCTTAGTTTAGCTGCTAAAAGTTGTATGGACTAAACATGCTCTCCTGTCGCCTAGTTCGACCCTTTGAAGGCATCATTCTATTCATAGGAAAAAAAATCGCAGTGTGAGATAGTTCGTTTcagtcttttgtctttttttttgtaataggagGCCAACCGTTCCACATCTCCTCGATAGCCCAGCTCCATGACGATGAAGGCTGCATGCGATGGCAATTTCACACGAAAAATTTCTGTTTCTCAGATAAAATAGACAAACAGGGGCTGGCAATCTACTGAGCCGTACAAGTAAGGAATGTAATCGCGTCACCACACGTGAACTAGAAACAAGGAAGCGACAACCGCAAACTTATCTTTTAAGATCgttagaataaaagaaaaacactaCAGTCGGTTCAACctgagaataaatacaagcttCACCGGCAAAACAGCGGCGAGCTCGTCAATCACATATGTAAGAGGATTGTACGAGCTGGCTTCCTTTCGAACCgtaaatactttttttttgcgctaatgtAAATCTCACGCACATCGaaaactaaaggttcgtcgtCCCTACCTAAAACGTCACATTTGACTGAGCACTGATGTCAGAATCTGAAACACCCGTagagtgcttgacgtcacggaaatgagcaaatgtgattggatggAACGCTTATTGAAAAGCTCTCTGGATGGAGAAGTCATGGATGTGGGTGGAGCTGGTGTTTATTAGGTTGTATCCAAGGAGGATTATTTTTTTAAGTCCTCCTttgttgtaaccgagtatagctaAGATTCGCAGACATTAGCCAACAGGAACCAAACCCTGGCCTACAATTAGGCAACATTGTCCGGTGATAGTGGTAGCGCCTAAATACGGTTGAATTCACACAAAGTATAGCCGGTTACAACCGAAGAATAAATACGAGCgccgcccacagccgtcgctcTCCCGCCCACAGAAAACTTGCATACATGCCCCATCCAATAGCATtagctcatttccgtgacgtcaagcccCTTTCGCGTATTTCAGGTAGGTGATTTTGTCATACAGACGCATGTTCGCGACGCTGGTTTTCGATcgaaaaacttgaacttcctggcaaacTTCCGCAAAAGTTTCACTACTAGGGGAAAGGCAATACTTCAAGTAGGACGACGATCTTTAAGTTCATTATATgggtagtatttacattagcagcgaaaaagaAACCCTGGTTAGAAATGAAGCTAGCTAGCAcgactccaggggcgtagccagaaatttttttccgggggggggggggggggggggttcaaccatattttatgtatgttcgtgcgtgcgtttgtatgtgtgcgtgtatatatacgcaagcaaaactgaaaaatttcggggggggggggttgaaccctccaacccccccccccccccttggctacgcccctgcacgactctcttgcacagatgaatggcaggcggGCCGCAGTTCGGGGGGCGGAGCTTCTATTTATTATTAGGTTCTAACCGACTATAGAAAGTGTACCTCCTTAATGCTAACCGATTATAGCGCCGATGCGCAGAGAAAGCACTATTTGCTCGATTTGCTTGGCCTGTCCGTTCAATCGAATCGCTTCACATCACTGCGCACGTCTTCATTGAAGCGAAAGCAAACAGTAGCGCCGTGACGGACGTTCAAACCCGTGTTCCGCGCAGCAAAGTTTAACTTAGGAGAGGAAAGCTCGCAACGGCCGGCGACCGGGAAAAGCACTGAAGGCGGGCCCGCTGTTCCAGATTTGTTTCGCCTGGTTGAGTGACCATTCTATATTAggaagaataagaaagaaagttACGCTGAAATAGAAACACCAATGGAAAATACCCGTTAATGTTTACGTTGGCTacgagaggggaagggggggggtcaATGTCCGGTTGGATGACCAGCGGCAAACCGCCGACTGACTCGTAACCCCCTAGGTTATCTTCACGACCAGATCCCTTAACACCTGCCTAACCAGTCCGCGGCGTCGTCGATGCAACGTGTTTCCATAACCTGCGGTGCTAatttggacattgtcaaattcaaCCCTGTCGTCAAATTCCGTTATTGGCGagctctgattggcccagagggctgctaaggtttctctgattggcttaaaatggcGCCATTACGAAAGTGTACGGCAttgcggaatttgacagtgtccagaatggCGCCCCTGTAGAAGCGCAATAGCGGGACTTGCGGTTGCAACCACAAgcgggagtcacgtgacctgGGAAGAAAGTCACGTATGGCGTCATACTTCCTCAAAATCTCAATTGATAGAAATGTTGTGGCTTGCATTACGTAAGTATCGTTATTTTGACGGTGTCAGTGGTTGACCTGTGTCActggggaggaggggggttgtAACCTATACGCCAGTCCGCGCCGCGGTTCTCACTATTTTACCGGCATCACTATACTGCCAGAACGAGAGTCGACAGTGACCTGCGCCGCCCTTCCAATAGAGTCACACGTGACGTTATTGGAATTTAACTTGTGCTTGTGTTCGCCAACGCGTGTTTACTCGCGCACTATAAGCCTTGACCATTGTTGGCTAGTTTGGCTTAATGAGAACAATTCTTCGCTAATGTAGGTTGGAGGAGGTTCTTTCTTGTTGTGTAGGTTATACGTTGGCTATAGAATGTGTAATGTTGGTTAATCTCAGAGTCATTCAATCATAGGTATTTTTCGTTAAGTAAGATTTCCGTTCTGAGAAATGCGTACGGATTTCTTTGTAACCTTGCCATACAGACGGTTACATGGCAATTTTCCCTTTCACTATATTTATTGCTCTGTCACGAACGTCCAATCATACGGCGGACATAGGTTAGCGTGAGCTTTGAAGCTTGCCAAATAAAACTTGGAAGAGCTCGACCAGCAAGCAAACACAGGAACGCTTTCGCGGAAGTTTATTAGTATTTCAGAAAATACATCCCATTCGACAAACGCTTACAACGTGAAGTTGCTGGTGGTGGTATCCGCACTCCATATCGTTGTGTCCGACTGATAGAGAATTACAGTGTAAGCGATGATAGCGCTTGTTATCTGTAACGATGAACAGGTGTGTTAATAACggtatctggtgttttacgtgccaaaaccttcATATGATAATGAGGTCCTTCTTAGTggaggacttcggaaatttcgaccatctggtgttctttaacgcctCACTTTTCGATCGTTCAGAAAATCAGTTAAAATTAATTACTACGCAAGGCAGATTTTAAACTCAAACAACCTCAAAATCAAATAGCGCTGTGCAGTgtgcttcttttctgtgtccgtgctTCTTGCGCTGCGTTTATTGAAACGACCTTTCATTCTTTTCGGAACGTACATACATATTCTGCAAGGGCATAAGTAAAGATGAACAATTCGCGGTAATTTTCGATGATGCGAAATTGTGTACTGGTTTGTTGGAGTTTAATGCATGATCACCGCATACAGCCCATTTCAGCTGCTGTGAGTGATTAAATGCCCAAGTGAAGTGTGTATCGAGTAGAAATCGCCGGATAAGGGATGCAGCCAGAGCCGAGATAAGAGGATTTGTCTCCTTGAAGGCTGCCCTGAAGAAGGTAAGTCCTCTTGCCTCGGCTCCGCTGACATCCGAAGACTTCTCTTCTTCAGGGCAGCCCTGAAGAAGAGGAATCCTCttgacaaaacaaaaaataagctttatttGAGCATAGCACATACAGGGTTAGGTAAGGTAAAAGGAGGGcttaaaccccctgactaggccttacctcgctggTGCAGCAGAGACAGCGGATTTGAAAGTTACAATTTAACTAGAACATAATCGCTAGTACAGTAAGAACACAATCGCTAATTACAGTAATACCATAATGACAGTAATGACATAGTAacagaacataatcactaatgcagAAATATTAACAAGAACATAATCAGTAATGCAGTGACTAGTAATGCTTAGTAACAGTTACACttggtaccaggggcgtagccagaaatttttttcggtgggggggggggggttcccaccatactttatgtatgttcgtgcgtgcgtatgtatgtgtgcgtgtatatatacgcaagcaaaattgaaaattttcgagggggtttgaaccccccccgaccccccccccccccttggctacgcccctgcttagtACCATTACTAATGCAGTAACCAAACATATTAAGACTTATACAACACATCCAATTCCGAAGCAAGAAACATGCTCATTATTAAATGTTTAAATTCATGAATTGttttacaatttctggctacTTCAACAACATTAGGACACTTATTACATAAACTCATAGTTTCATACTAAATAGTTTGCCTACCATAGCTTGTCCTGGGCTTCTTCATTACTACTGATGTGTGGCGCAAACTGTACCCCGTGTCTCGTCTGAGGCACCGGTTTGAAAATGTCTCAAAGTTGGAGACCTTTTTAAACAGCCGAATGCAAATCTTTGCTCTGTAAGAATTTCTAATGTTAAGTATATTTTGGCGCATCATTAGTTTAGAAGACCCTATGTATTCATTTGAAGAGTTAAGCAAGCGAAGAGCTCGACGTCGTAGTGCTGCCAGTTTTTCTATATACGTTTTGTTTCCGTTCCCCCATACTAATAAGCCATAGCTAAGATGCGAATGTACAAGGGAAAAGTACAGTTGTCTGACGAGCTTGACAGGCACATAGCACCGGATTCGTCGTAGTAAACCAACAGAGGGTGCAACCTTGGTGCTTACCTTATCTATGTGCTCTGACCAGCTTAAATTTTTATGAAATATAACACCTAGAAAAGAATGGCTTGCCACGTGCTCTAGTTGCGATCCACAATAAAATAGTtttgcatcgtaacttatttctttattcttaGAACAAAAAACCGTAAACTTCGTTTCCTTCGCGTTTAAGTTAAAGAACACATTGGTGTCATCCGCGTACATAATCATTTCATATGTTAGCGGGATGTTTACGATATTATTTATATACATGATAATCAATAATGGCCCTAAAATTGAACCCTGGGGTACTCCATATTTATTACGTTTTTTTCTGAACTGTAATCTTGCAGAGAAGTATACTGCAATCGCGAATCAAGGTAACTATTCATAAGTTTTAATGCTGCGCCGCTAATGCCATATATTTGTTAAGCAATACTTCAGGGTTTATATAATCGAAGGCCCTTCGAAAATATAAAAATATACCAATCGTAAGTTTTTTCTTCAATATTACCTACAATTGCATCTCTGACTCTTAATAATGCCATTTCGGCTGACTTATTCTTCTCAAAGCCATATTGCTTATCCGAAATACGTTTATCCAGTCATTGCACGTACGAGATATTGACTAAAGGCTTACCGACACCACTAAAGGCGGGCCGACTTTGAAGAAGCCAAGTGCCGAGAATCTGAATTCCTGGTGAATGCAAGTGTGGCGGAACTCCTGAATCTGAAAATGAAACAAAGTGCACGTGGATGGTATGTGAACCTTCCTAAGTATGTTGAACTGAGTTAGTGTTAGGGAAGTGTCGGTGAGAATGTTCTTGTCGAGATTATTTTCCTCCCTCTCTATCtgtcctcccccccccaccccacacacacgtacacacacacgcacgcactcacgtCAGTCATGGTTCACATTTTTACATCGGTGGCTTTTTTAGCTATCTTTCTGTCTACTTTCTTTTTAGGCTCTTTTCtgccctcctcccctctccctgcTGAATGGCAAGCAGGCGAATATAGGCCGGCTGAACTTTCTGCTTttaataaagagctttctctctctctctctcggtgacATTGGCTGCCTACTCCTGTATATCAGCATTTAAGTATGACTTTGTAATTTGAAATCTGCGTGCGCTAGTTGTGCCCAGTGATCTGCCTCTCCAGTGTTCTCTAGAAATGGTTAACACTGTACAAATGGCTAGAATGCATGTTGTATGGCTTACTCGTTTTCTGGCATCCCGACTGTGTTCAACGGAAACAAGCATCTTTGTTAGCTCAATCCAGGTCTCCCTCGCCTgtaaacgaaaagaaaaagttTGTTATTGCATCGCACGGCATGAACCGAAGAACCAATGATTATATATTTGAAAAGCCTAAACAATTCTCGTTTGTCTGCTCGATGTTTCTTTTAATTGGCGGAAAAGATGCTCAAGTATACTTTCATACtacaacaacaactacaacaatCGTAAAAGCATTATGTTAATGCAACCTCCATAAGTCACAACACTAGTGATATACCAAGACGCTAATGCACAAGGTTCTCTGCACTGGCACTTTCACTTTATAGACACGCATATGCATATACAACTACTGTGATACTAAAAACGTGGAGTGATATGCACTCAAGGCTGCATTCACGGATGACATCAACGACGTCGCTTCGAAAAACTATGTCTATGAGTGCGGCAGATTGGGTCAAATTCATCTTTTAATAACTTGTTGGCTAATAGAGTAGCTATGTCATTGCTTCACAATAGCGAAATAGTGTTATTCGTCAATGTTTACGAATTGGAGGAGTTTGAGTAAGCCTAACACGCGCACAGGCATGCGAGAAATCATTAAAGAACATACCTGTTTGTTTGGCAGGACAGCGCAGAGTGATACAATCACCATCTGGGCGCAAAGGGCGACGCATCCGAGAGCGTTGATGAGACTGACCTCGGGTCGATGGAGCTGTTTGATGACGAAGTAGGTCCACGGAGCCGCAACGAGCAGGTTCAGGGGAACCACGATGAACAGGGACAAACCGAACGCGCTCTGGAACTTCCAGAATACTTCCATGATCTCGTAGAACAGGCGATGAAGCTCATCAACTCCCAGAACTTTCGGGGCTatctcgtcctcttcttcaagCGAAGCCTGCATATCCCGTAGCTGATCGTTTATGGCCTGTATGTAAGACGCGAGCGTCTTGCTGTAGAACATGATCCAGGTATAGGTTATCATGCAGGCCGCCTGTCCGTGGAAAAGGCATACAACGCCGTAGAATTCGTTCCAGGCCAGCATGTCCTGGGTGTAGTCCGCGAACAGAAAGAGAAGCGGCACTATGGAGACGAACAAGAGGACGGCTAGCGCCACGTTGAGGCCGACTATCAGAAACGCGGGCGTCTTGAGCGATGCCAGGACCGGAAGTCGACGTTCCAGGTCGCCGAAGCTGTTGGCCAGACAGGCTAGCCTCGGAGCCCTCTCGATCGTGGCGCAGAAGTTGAAGACCTGTATGATGAGCGTCCGCGTCGAGTAAGCCAGCGTGACCGCCTTTTCGATGGACTCGGAATCGTTGAACATCTTGAGGACTTCGTAAGAGTCGTAGGCGAAGACTGCGATCAGCACGACCCAGCTGGCGACGGCGTAGACGGCGTACTGACTCCGACGCTTGCAGACGACGTTCTCGAGACCTGGGTCGTCGTCTGGGCGTCTTTCTCTGCTTAGAAAACTGTAGCCGAGGAACCTGTAGTAAGCGTTGACGACGTGAAACGACTCGAAGAATGTTTTCGAGCCGTTGGAATGCGTGAGGGTTGGACTTGGCTGAGAGGACATCGTGCTGTCGAGCGAGTAGAGGAATGCCAGTCCAACTACTAGGCCTCGTATCACGGAGAGAGCAAAGAAAATGATCTTGGACGCCTATGATGAACACTTGTGTTACAAGTCGAAGGCATTAGCGATCGGTAGAGCGTTTTCCCGCGCTCTCAGGTGGAATCGATAAGAACTCGTAGCTAAATGCTTCCACGTGGAAGTTCGAGGTCATTGACCATTAGAACGCTTCATATCCGGCATGCGCATAAATATCATTCTACTGCACGTGGACAAGTCATTAGCTGTAACCCTGGCTGATAATGGTTTTCACACTGTCACCCCTCGTGCATCGCTATTATAAGGCCAAGGTTTGCTGCTTTCGCAGGAAATTAACTTACAACCTTCGAATTgttcaaaggttgtgggttcgggtcCCAGTGACGGAAAGGCTGTTCcttcgttcactttaatttccTTCCAATTTATGTAGTAATTACTACACTAGAGCTAAAAACGACAAATTAATGTCctgtatgctttccttggcttagagagaaagagaggaatataCTTTAATGGAATGCTAGCGATGCTAGTCTGGCTATTCGCCTGGCATTCTACTGCAGGTGctcaggtgctgggtgatgattgcGATACATACACTGATAAATACATAACAGCACGTACAGTCACACACGTACACATAAATCACAGTGTTTCCTTgacttaattgtctgttcgattcatttggttaTATCTGCGTTTAAGAAATGACACAGGGATGGGTTGTTGCTGTCGATCGCTTTATTTTCGTTGCTTGCACTTTACAAAGTTGTCAAAGCGTCGATTGTGTCGGCATTTCTTGATTTGCAGAGCTTGAACTTGCAGCTGCTTGCCATTTCATATCCCACAAATGTGGACAAGTTTATAAATGCGGTCTGTGTGGGGATAAGGCATACGTTGTTCGCCCTAATAGTCGCGTAGAATGGGAAGGGAAGTGGAGGCAGCTTATGTTAGAAAGTTTTCGCATTCGTGTAGTCATGACTATTATTAGTCATGAGTATGACTACGCTCGTGATCTAACGCGACTACATAGTTCTGTTACTCTTCTTTTGTTATCTAAGAAATTATAGTGCTACTTTACACAACCCAAACAACCCGCCTATGCAATGCACTCATACAAGGgctttcataaataaataaataaataaataaataaataaataaataaataaataaataaataaataaataaaactatgTTTTCTGTAAAGTACGACATTATACACAGCAAGAGAGACAGCCTGGTATAAATGTTGGGAAAATGGAGCTATGCAGTTTCAtagggcgtcccagctatcaccCAGCATGATtacaaaaaaagaggaacgtcgttacgcgaagcgcaCCTAGTGCATAATGTtaccagtatactgtagtagccacaacaaatttttttgttaaatgaggtttagttaattagtcctaattatgtttctaactggacaaatactcacctaaacattaaaatgtcaatgaggcatatgtaggcttgttcaaatgacatctaacggCGCTATTTAAAGGCgtactccggcgatttttcgaggtcgatggatctcaatgaaattcgctgggtacattcctttgcacgtttccgtcgtttatgccaaattacaggcttgagacatgcgcagattgtttgcaaatgaattttaaagattgtctgcaaacgccctcctggcttcccacaattattgacaacattgcgtctgtgacgtcagtattgggaaggcggcggaagtgacgcagccgagggcaccgctaacttcggcgcttcggccgctacagcgagcgtttgctgtgcacaaggcgacagacagcgttggtttggacggtgcttcgctggtcgtcccggctgtcacagttttcatactcggcgccggcgtgaccggcatgccttgcatgacttccggttcgtttgtaacaacgtctacgtcatacgtagacagcacactcggttgggtttcggtttcggtgttgagctttcttgcttatttaaaattattctccaatttgcccagtatttctgctatcgggcccgtaacaggagcgtctcaggaacatagaagcaccattactttgacatggccgaaaaatcgccggagttggcctttaaagaagtTATCAATTGCGTGCTCGTATTTTTGGGCTAAGAAAGCCCGCGAAT
The nucleotide sequence above comes from Rhipicephalus sanguineus isolate Rsan-2018 chromosome 8, BIME_Rsan_1.4, whole genome shotgun sequence. Encoded proteins:
- the LOC119403073 gene encoding putative gustatory receptor 93b codes for the protein MSSQPSPTLTHSNGSKTFFESFHVVNAYYRFLGYSFLSRERRPDDDPGLENVVCKRRSQYAVYAVASWVVLIAVFAYDSYEVLKMFNDSESIEKAVTLAYSTRTLIIQVFNFCATIERAPRLACLANSFGDLERRLPVLASLKTPAFLIVGLNVALAVLLFVSIVPLLFLFADYTQDMLAWNEFYGVVCLFHGQAACMITYTWIMFYSKTLASYIQAINDQLRDMQASLEEEDEIAPKVLGVDELHRLFYEIMEVFWKFQSAFGLSLFIVVPLNLLVAAPWTYFVIKQLHRPEVSLINALGCVALCAQMVIVSLCAVLPNKQARETWIELTKMLVSVEHSRDARKRIQEFRHTCIHQEFRFSALGFFKVGPPLVVSITSAIIAYTVILYQSDTTIWSADTTTSNFTL